A window of the Henckelia pumila isolate YLH828 chromosome 3, ASM3356847v2, whole genome shotgun sequence genome harbors these coding sequences:
- the LOC140889460 gene encoding uncharacterized protein — protein sequence MANLMVLPMADFDCILGIDMLTAYRASVDCRDWEGYLIYAIDMSTRSVGIEDFPVVNEFSDVFYDEIPGFPLVREVEFGINLTPGTWPILRAPYYLAPSEMHELKQKLQDLLDKGYIHPSVSPWGSAYYVREEEGWIYAFTAVYSKIDLRSEYYQMRVRDQDIANKAFRTRYGHYEFLVMPYVLTNAPAVFMDMMNRVFQEFLDKFVIVFIDDILVYSHDVNEHVCHLRLVFQTLREKQLYAKLSKCELWIDQVVFLGHIISRDGVSVDPSKFDDVLNWSCPTIVAEIQYEENFCELHVFALLSGYGGYVVYTDASLQGLGCVLTQNGHRCWVDLLKDYDCEIKYHPGTTNLTANALSRKFEVGEKVFLRVSSFRKIMRFGLKGTLYPRLIGPFEILKNVGDLAYRLALPPYLSGIHDVFHVSLLRWYVANESHILKPSEVQLDTDLTYVKKPLRIMVHKDKVLRNKIIPLVLVQWQGRGTEEATWELESHMRADYPELFSFFFIVDSLPLENIATWADMASKFMDKYFPPNKSAQLKMEITTFRHQNFEQLYKAWESYKELLRKSPNHNFAA from the exons atggcgaatctcatggttcttccTATGgcggatttcgattgcatcttGGGCATAGATATGTTAACTGcataccgagcttcagtggactgcagAGATTG ggaaggctacctcatctatgctaTTGATATGTCTACTAGAAGTGTTGGTATAGAGGATTTTCCAGTTGTGAATGAGTTTTCGGATGTTTTTtatgatgagattcctggttttcctctaGTCcgagaagtcgagtttggcataaaTTTGACGCCAGGGACTTGGCCTATATTACGAGCACCGTACtatctggctccatcagagatgcatgagttgAAGCAGAAGCTTCAAGATTTGTTGGACAAGGGTTATATTCAtcctagtgtttctccttgggggaGCGCCTATTAtgttcgtgaagaagaaggatggatctatGC tttcaCGGCAGTTTACTCCaaaattgacttgagatctgaaTATTACCAGATgcgagtccgagatcaggatatagccaatAAAGCATTCAGGaccaggtatgggcattatgagttcttgGTAATGCCATATGTGTTGACTAATGCGCCAGCTGTATTCATGGATATGATGAATCGAGTATTCCAGGAatttctggataagtttgtcatcgtgttcattgatgacatcttagtATATTCACATGATGTGAATGAGCATGTTTGCCATTTGAGGCTTGTGTTTCAGACTCTTCGAGAGAAGCAATTGTACGCtaagttgagtaagtgtgagttatgGATTGATCAagtggtttttcttggacatatcatatccagggatggaGTTTCTGTAGATCCGAGCAAGTTTGATGATGTGTTGAACTGGTCGTGTCCAACGATAGTGGCTGAGATCC AGtatgaggagaatttctgtgagcttcatGTGTTTGCTTTATTGTCTGGGtatggagggtatgtggtttatacGGATGcgtctcttcaggggttaggttgtgtcctgactcagaatggacaT AGATGTTGGGTGGATTTgctgaaggattacgactgtgaaaTTAAATACCATCCAGGAACTACTAATCTCACTGCtaatgctttgagtcgtaag tttgaggtgGGCGAGAAGGTGTTCTTGCGAGTTTCATCATTTCGCAAGATTAtgagattcggtctcaagggtaCGCTATATCCTAGATTAATTGGaccttttgaaattttgaaaaatgttggagatttggcttacagATTGGCTTTGCCGCCGTATTTGTCtggtatccacgatgtgttccatgtatcactGTTACGATGGTATGTGGCAAATGAGTCCCATATTTTGAAACCGTCTGAGGTCCAGTTGGATACAGATCTAACATATGTGAAGAAACCTTTGCGTATCATGGTTCATAAGGACAAGGTGTTGCGTAATAAGattattcctcttgttctagttcaatGGCAaggccgaggcactgaagaagctacttgggaacttgagagtcatATGCGTGCAGATTATCCAGAGTtgttctcatttttttttattgtagat TCACTGCCATTGGAAAACATTGCAACATGGGCTGACATGGCTTCTAAATTTATGGATAAGTACTTTCCACCTAACAAGTCTGCTCAACTGAAAATGGAGATCACTACATTCAGACATCAAAATTTTGAGCAGCTGTATAAAGCTTGGGAGAGCTACAAAGAATTACTACGAAAGTCTCCAAACCATAATTTTGCAGCTTGA